The Deinococcus radiopugnans ATCC 19172 DNA segment GCGCTGCTGGCCGAGGAATTTCCGCGTCTGGGCATTGAGGTCTCGTTCGTGGACGCCTGTGATTTAAGCGAGGTGGAGGCGGCGCTGCGCCCCAACACGAAGATCGTGCATGTCGAGAGCCTGACCAACCCGCTGCTGACCGTGCCGGACGTGCCTGCCCTGGCGAAATTGGCCCACAATCATGGCGCCCTGCTGAGCGTCGACAACACCTTTGCCAGCCCCGCCGTGTTCCGCCCGGCGCTGCACGGCGCGGACCTCATCACCCACAGCGTCAGCAAGTACCTCAGCGGCCACAGCACGGCCTTTGGCGGCGTGCTGTGCGCCAGCGCCGAGCTGGTGGCGCTGGCCCGCACCCGACTGCTGCGGCTGGGCGGCACCATGTCGGCCTTCGACGCGTGGATGACCATGCAGGGCCTCAAGACCCTGGGCCTGCGGATGCGGGCGCACAGCGGCAACGCGCAGGCAGTGGCCGACGTGCTGGTCAACCACCCGCGCGTCAAGGCGGTGTACCACCCCGGCCTCAGCGATCACCCGCAGTTTCACCTGGCGATGGACCTGTACCCGCACGGCTTTGGCGGCATGCTGGCCGCCGACATCGAGGACGCCCCCGCGTTCGTCAAGGCGCTGGCGGGCCGCATCCCGCTGGCCCCCAGCCTGGCCGACGTGATCACCACCCTGTCGTGGCCGTGGGGCACCTCGCACCGCGCCCTGCCCGAGGCCGAGAGACAGCGCCTGGGCATCACGCCGGGGCTGCTGCGCATCAGCGTGGGCATAGAGGATATCGAGGACCTGCTGGGCGATTTCGAGACTGCGCTGGACTAGCGGGCCCCGCAGGACAGCAGCGCCTTGTGGATTGGGTATTAAGATTGGATGTGCTCCGTGGCCCCGCACCCCCTGCCCGGCTGCGGCGGCGACAGTCGAAGGTTTCCTGCTGGCGAGCCGCTGTGGGCAGACTGCCAGCCTCCGGATGCCCGCCCAGTGCAGGAGAGGAGAATTCATGTCGGCCTCAACCCATGCCCGTGTGGTCCTGATTTCGCTGCTGTCTGCCGCACTGGGTGGCAGTCCCGTCGCCTCCGCCCAGACCACTCCACAGGCGGCCACGCAGACTCTGGTGATTAACTATCCCAACAGCGGAGCGAATATGGGCGGCCAGACGGCGCCGTACAAGGGACTGGTCTACGTCAAGGTTTTTGCCGCCGACCCGGAATTGGTCAAGAAATACGGCGCTAGCCCGGTGTCCGCCGCCGAATTGACGCCCAGTGGGCGCGACGTGCGTCAACTGCCGCTGGGCCGCTATGAGGTGCAGTTCGCCTACCGCGTCGGCAGCGAACTCAAGACCTTCGTTCTGCGGGACGTGATTCTGCGCGCTGACCGGGCAGGTGCCTTGACGGTGGAATTGAACGATGCCAAGACCACCATCGTCGGGGGGGACCCGAGCATCCGGCAGATGGCCGAGATGATTGGGCAGTTGCAGTCTCAGGTCAAGGATCTGCAGGCGCAGGTGGCGGCTCTCAAGAAGTAGGGCGTCAAGTAGAGATGTCAGGAAGAACAGAGGCGGCCCTGACTTGCAGGGCCGCCTCTTGTGAGGTTGCTTTCTGTGCTTACAGCGCCGCGATCACCGCGTCCGTAAACTCCTTCGTCCCCGCAGTGCCGCCCAGATCGCGGGTGCGCGGTCCCTCGGTCAGCACCTTGTTCACGGCGGTGTCGATGCGCCGCGCCGTGTCGTGCTCGCCCAGCTGATCGAGCATCAGGACGGCGGCCAGCATGGTGGCGGTGGGATTGCTGATGCCCTGCCCGGCGATGTCAGGGGCGCTGCCGTGCACCGATTCGAAGATGCCGAACTTGTCGCCCACGTTGCCGCTGGCCGCGATGCCCAGCCCGCCGACCAGCCCGGCGGCCAAGTCGCTGAGGATGTCACCGAACATGTTGGTCATCACCAGCACATCGAACTGCCGGGGGTTGCGGACCAGCTGCATGGCCGCGTTGTCCACGATCATGGTGCTGGTACTCAACCCCTCCACCGTCTTGGTGTGGTCCAGAATGGTGTTCAGGAACAGGCCCTGCGTCACGGGCAGCACGTTGGCCTTGTGCACCACGGTCAGCCGCCGGTCGCGCTTCATCGCCAGATCGGCGGCGTACTTGCCGATGCGCAGGCTGGCCTCGCCGGTAATCACGGTGTCGGCAATCGCGGTGTCGCCGTAGCGCCGCTCCTGCTCCACGTACAGGCCCTGGGTGTTCTCGCGCACGATCACCAGATCGACGTTCTCGTAGGCGCCGGGAACCGGGCGGGTCTTGGTGGGGCGCACGTTAGCGTACAACCCGTACTTCTGGCGCAGGTGCCGGATCGCGCCGAAGAAGCCGGGCGGTTTCTCGCCGCTGGGGCTGGTGGCCGCGCCGAACAGCGTGGCGTCAGTGTTTTCCACCGCGTCATAGGTGGCCTGCGGCACGCTGGTGCCGTGGTCCAGGTAGTACTCGTAGCCAGCCTCGGCGTCCACGTACTCGGCGTCGAAGCCGGCGGCGTCCAGAACGCGGCGGGTGGCGGGGATGACTTCGTGGCCGATGCCATCGCCCTCGATTGAACAGATGCGGTATTTCGCCATAATGACCAGTCTAATTCACGCGGGCGCAGGTGCGGCGGGCGTTACCGGGCGTGTGACGGGGTGCAGCGACACAGTGGTGTCGGCGGTCAGGCCAGCGAGCCTGTCACCCGTCCCGCCAGTTCCCGTGCCAGCAGCGGCCCCAGCAGGAACCCCTTGCTGCCCAGGCCCGAGAGGTGCCACACGCCGCGTTCGTCCTGCCCGTTCTGCAAGCCGGAGAGGCGCGACCCGGTCCAGCGGCCAGTGACGCCCACGCCGCTCAGGTCGGCCAGCCCATCGCCCTTACCCAGCAGCCAGCCCAGCGAGGCCAGCGGCAGCTCCGGCGTCGGCCAGCGCTGCACCGGAGTCTCATAGGTGGCCCCCAGCACCCCGCCTGCTGCTGCGGGGGCCAGATACGCCCCGAAACTCAGGGGCACGGCGGTCGCGGCGCGGTCCAGCGTGAGCAGGCTGCCCATGCGGTGGGTGCGGGCCTCACCTGCCCAGCCCGAGCCCACCGAGCCGCCGCAGTGGAGGACCGTGTGGACGTCCGGGAGCGCGTCCACAGCTGCCTCCTGCAGTTGTGCCGAATGTGCGGTCCACGCCGTCACCCGCCCACGGATCACCCGCGCTCCGGACGCGGCCAGCAGCGCCCGCGTGAAGGCTGCGCCGTCCACCCAGCCGCCTTCCGGCAGCCACAGGGCGTGTGCCCAGGCCGGGGGAAGGGGCGTGGGCAACCCGTCCCGGCCCAGCCAGCGGTGCGCCAGTGTGGGCGGCAGGTTGCGCTCGAAGCGGGCGCGGGCCTTGTCGTCGGGGATGGGCCGCAGCACGCCCGTCTGCCCATACGGGATATCGAAACCGGCGGCGGTCAGCGTCTGCAGCAGTGCCCAGGTCAGGGCCATGCCGTCGGTGGCCCGCGCGTCCACGCCGCCCGACTGGCCGCGCACCGGGTTGATCAGGGCGGACGGCACCGCACTGGCCGCGTGAACCCCGGCGTCGATCACCGTGACCTGCACGCCCAGCCCCGACAGGAAGTACGCGGCGGACGCGCCAGCAATGCCGCCGCCGATCACCAGCGCCGTCTTCACCGCACCGCCCGCAGGCATTCGCGCTTGCCCGGCGCTCCTGGCCTGCGCTCAACATTCAGCCCTGCGGCCGCCAGCGAGCGGCGCACGTGTCCGGCGGCGCTGTAGGTGGCGAGAATGCCGCCCGGCGCCAGCGCCCCGGCCAGCCGCGCCACGAATTCCGGCGTCCAGACCTCCGGGTTGCGGCTGGGCGAGAAGCCGTCCAGATACAGCGCGGTGGCCCAGCCCTGCGGCAGATCGGCGGCCAGCACATCCGAGAAATGAACGGTCAGCCGCACATTCTGCGCCTCAATGCGGCGTGGGGCGTTGGGCCACTGCGCCAGCATCGCCTGCCACGCCGGGCGGTCCGCCCCCGGTTCACCCACCGCCACCTCGCGCAGCCAGTTCGCCGGGGCCGGATCAAATTCGTAGGCCACGTAGTCCAGCCCCACGCCGCGCGCCGCCGTGTCGGCCAGTGTGGCGCGGAAGTTGACGCCCAGGCCGAAGCCTATTTCCAGCACCCGTGGGGCCGGGTGCCCGTGCGTTCCGGTGCCCTCGACAAAAACGTGCCGCGCCTGGGTCTGCGCGCCGTGCCGCGAGCCGTAGGCCTCGCCGAAGCGGGCACTAAAGGCGGTGCGCGAGCCGTCGGGCGTCTCGATGATGGGGGGAGCTTCGGCGGCGCGGTCCATACGCCGCCGAGGATACGGCTTTCCTTCAGTCCCGTTCGCCCCTGCTACACTCCCCGGCGATGAGTGCTGCGCCGCTGTACATCCTGGGAATCGACACCTCCTGCGACGACACCGGGGTGGGCATCGCGCAGCTCGGCGCGGGCGGCGTGCAGGTGCGTGCCAACCGTATCTGGACCCAGGCCGTTCACGCGCAGTACGGCGGCGTGATGCCCGAACTCGCCAGCCGCGAGCATGTGGAGCGCATCGACGCCGTGATGGCCGACGCGTTGGAGGAAGCGGGCCTGAAGGTCTCCGACATCGGCGCGGTGGCCGCCACGGCTGGTCCCGGTCTGGTGGGAGCGCTGCTGGTGGGCCTGATGTACGGCAAGGGGCTGGCGCAGGCGCTGGACGTGCCGTTCTTTGCCGCCCACCACCTGGAAGGCCACATCTTCGCCGCCGCCTCCGAAGAAAGCCTGGAGGCGCCGTATCTGGCACTGGTGGTCAGCGGGGGCCACACCCACCTGTTCGACGTGCCCGAGGAGGGCCGATACGTGCTGGTGGGCGCCACCCGCGACGACGCGGCGGGCGAGGCCTTCGACAAGATCGCCCGCCTGGCCGGGCTGGGCTACCCCGGCGGCCCGGCCATTGCCGAGGCGGCCCTACGCGGCAATCCCGACGCCGTGCCGTTCAAGGAACCGCTGCAGGGCCAGAAAGCCTTCGAGTTCAGCTTCAGCGGCCTCAAGACCGCCGCGCTGCTGGCGCACAAGGCGGGCGCCGCCCCCGAGGATCTGGCCGCCAGCTTCCAGCGAGCCGCCGTGCACGTGCTGGTCAAGACCACTCGCCGCGCCGCCGAGACGTATGGCCGGCGGACGGTGGTGGTGTCGGGTGGCGTGGCGGCCAATACGGCCCTGCGCGAGGCGTTTGCGGCGACTGATCTGCACGTCGTCTTTCCTGGCAAGGGCCTGAACACCGACAACGGCGCGATGATCGCTCTGGCCGGGGCCGCCGCGCTCAGGGCAGGCCGCCCGCCCAGTCCGCTGGCCGCAGGGGCGACGGCCTACGCGCCGCTGGCAAGCGGCTAGCGGGAGCTGAGAAACCCCAGGGCTGGCGGTTGCAGGCAAATGCCCCCGCACCGTCATGGGCCGGGGGCGTTTTTCTGGCTGTGCGGGGTCAGGGGCTTGCTTACGCGCCCGGCTGTTTGGCCCGCGCGTCGGTGGCCTCCTCGGCCAGCTGGCGGCGCAGGATCTTCATGGCCGCCGTCTTGGGCAGTTCTTCGCTGCGGAATTCCACGCTGCGCGGGGCCTTGTAGGAACTGAGGTGCTGTCGGCAGTACGCGATGATCTCGGCCTCGCTGGCCTTTTCACCGGGCTTCAGGTGCACCACGGCGTGCACGCTCTCGCCCCGGTACTCGTCGGGCAGGCCCACCGCCGCCGCCTCCAGCACGGCGGGGTGGGCGTTCAGCACCTCGTCCACCTCACGCGGGTAGACGTTGTGGCCGCCCACCAGGATCAGGTCCTTCTTGCGGTCCACGATGCGGAAGTAGCCGTCCTCGTCCACCGTGGCCATGTCGCCGGTCAGCAGCCAGGTCTGGCCGTGCGCCTCGCGCAGCGTCTGCTGGGTGGCTTCCGGGCGCTGCCAGTAGCCCAGCATGATGTTCGGTCCGGCCACCCACAGCTCGCCCACCTCGCCGGTCGGCACGATCTGGCCGTCCTCACCCACCACGATGGCGTCCACGCCGGGCATCGGCAGGCCAATGCTGCCCTCCTGCTGATCGCCGAAGATGGGATTGGTGTGCGTGATGGGGCTGGC contains these protein-coding regions:
- a CDS encoding isocitrate/isopropylmalate dehydrogenase family protein; translated protein: MAKYRICSIEGDGIGHEVIPATRRVLDAAGFDAEYVDAEAGYEYYLDHGTSVPQATYDAVENTDATLFGAATSPSGEKPPGFFGAIRHLRQKYGLYANVRPTKTRPVPGAYENVDLVIVRENTQGLYVEQERRYGDTAIADTVITGEASLRIGKYAADLAMKRDRRLTVVHKANVLPVTQGLFLNTILDHTKTVEGLSTSTMIVDNAAMQLVRNPRQFDVLVMTNMFGDILSDLAAGLVGGLGIAASGNVGDKFGIFESVHGSAPDIAGQGISNPTATMLAAVLMLDQLGEHDTARRIDTAVNKVLTEGPRTRDLGGTAGTKEFTDAVIAAL
- the mnmD gene encoding tRNA (5-methylaminomethyl-2-thiouridine)(34)-methyltransferase MnmD; the protein is MDRAAEAPPIIETPDGSRTAFSARFGEAYGSRHGAQTQARHVFVEGTGTHGHPAPRVLEIGFGLGVNFRATLADTAARGVGLDYVAYEFDPAPANWLREVAVGEPGADRPAWQAMLAQWPNAPRRIEAQNVRLTVHFSDVLAADLPQGWATALYLDGFSPSRNPEVWTPEFVARLAGALAPGGILATYSAAGHVRRSLAAAGLNVERRPGAPGKRECLRAVR
- the tsaD gene encoding tRNA (adenosine(37)-N6)-threonylcarbamoyltransferase complex transferase subunit TsaD, whose amino-acid sequence is MSAAPLYILGIDTSCDDTGVGIAQLGAGGVQVRANRIWTQAVHAQYGGVMPELASREHVERIDAVMADALEEAGLKVSDIGAVAATAGPGLVGALLVGLMYGKGLAQALDVPFFAAHHLEGHIFAAASEESLEAPYLALVVSGGHTHLFDVPEEGRYVLVGATRDDAAGEAFDKIARLAGLGYPGGPAIAEAALRGNPDAVPFKEPLQGQKAFEFSFSGLKTAALLAHKAGAAPEDLAASFQRAAVHVLVKTTRRAAETYGRRTVVVSGGVAANTALREAFAATDLHVVFPGKGLNTDNGAMIALAGAAALRAGRPPSPLAAGATAYAPLASG
- a CDS encoding NAD(P)/FAD-dependent oxidoreductase; its protein translation is MPAGGAVKTALVIGGGIAGASAAYFLSGLGVQVTVIDAGVHAASAVPSALINPVRGQSGGVDARATDGMALTWALLQTLTAAGFDIPYGQTGVLRPIPDDKARARFERNLPPTLAHRWLGRDGLPTPLPPAWAHALWLPEGGWVDGAAFTRALLAASGARVIRGRVTAWTAHSAQLQEAAVDALPDVHTVLHCGGSVGSGWAGEARTHRMGSLLTLDRAATAVPLSFGAYLAPAAAGGVLGATYETPVQRWPTPELPLASLGWLLGKGDGLADLSGVGVTGRWTGSRLSGLQNGQDERGVWHLSGLGSKGFLLGPLLARELAGRVTGSLA
- a CDS encoding trans-sulfuration enzyme family protein, producing the protein MTPADKHADYDLTTLAARAGEEARPNASVPLVEPIYQSTVYAFADLDALDGAMSGAEPAAFYYRNGTPNAATLERALAVLEGTEATLVAASGMAAISAAFLGVLKTGDHVVTDARVYGVTYALLAEEFPRLGIEVSFVDACDLSEVEAALRPNTKIVHVESLTNPLLTVPDVPALAKLAHNHGALLSVDNTFASPAVFRPALHGADLITHSVSKYLSGHSTAFGGVLCASAELVALARTRLLRLGGTMSAFDAWMTMQGLKTLGLRMRAHSGNAQAVADVLVNHPRVKAVYHPGLSDHPQFHLAMDLYPHGFGGMLAADIEDAPAFVKALAGRIPLAPSLADVITTLSWPWGTSHRALPEAERQRLGITPGLLRISVGIEDIEDLLGDFETALD